GAGGGAGCGAAGAAATATGCCCGCACCCTCCACGGCGGCGTCGTCCTTGAGGAACGGCTTATCGGCGAGGAGTTCACCCTCCAGGCCTTTGTCGACGGGAACCATCTGGTGCCGATGCCCCTTGTGCAGGACCACAAGAGAGCGTACGAAGGGGATACCGGCCCGAATACAGGGGGAATGGGGACCTACTCCCTTGAAGACCATCTCCTGCCCTTTGTGACACCGTCAGACTACCGCGACGCCCTTGAGATCATGCGGAACGCCGTTGCGGCGATGATCGCCGAGGGCCAGCCGTACCGCGGTATCCTGTACGGCCAGTTCATGAACACGCGGGACGGCCCGAAGGTCGTGGAGTTCAACTCGCGCTTCGGCGACCCCGAGGCGATGAATGTCCTCTCTCTCATCAGGAGTGACTTTGCTGAGGTTCTCTGCCGGATCATCGACGGGACGCTCTCGCCCGCGCATGTAGACTTTGCAAAGCAGGCGACGGTCTGCAAGTACCTCGTGCCTCAGGGCTATCCTGACGCACCGGTCGCCGGAGCGTCGATCGAGGTCGGGGACTATGGCGACGCCCTGCTGTATTATGCGAATGTCGGCGAAAAGGACGGGAAGCTGACGACTCTCACCTCACGGACGATGGCCTTCGTCGGGCTCGGAGACAGCCTTGAAGAGGCCGAGACAAAGGCCGAAAAGGCGGCGGCGGCGGTGAAAGGCGGCGTGTGGTACAGGCACGATATCGGCAAGACCTCCCTCCTCGACAGGAGGATTGCACACATGAAGGGAATACGATGAAGAAGGATTTTCTGACACTTCTTGACGCGGACGCCACCGAGATAGAGGATATCCTCGACGAGGCCGGGAGACTCAAGGCGCTCCGGGCAGAGGGTACTCCCCAC
This window of the Methanofollis ethanolicus genome carries:
- the purD gene encoding phosphoribosylamine--glycine ligase, with translation MDMKILVVGGGGREHAIARALSCNSGVKLYTAMARHNPGIASLSEGVLLEKETNVRAVADFAKKSDVDFAIIGPEAPLEAGIADTLQEQGVPCVGPTRMAARLETDKAFCRTMMEKHGIAGCPHYRVFQDPGEACEYIDAYDGDLVVKPIGLTGGKGVKVMGEQVDSEGAKKYARTLHGGVVLEERLIGEEFTLQAFVDGNHLVPMPLVQDHKRAYEGDTGPNTGGMGTYSLEDHLLPFVTPSDYRDALEIMRNAVAAMIAEGQPYRGILYGQFMNTRDGPKVVEFNSRFGDPEAMNVLSLIRSDFAEVLCRIIDGTLSPAHVDFAKQATVCKYLVPQGYPDAPVAGASIEVGDYGDALLYYANVGEKDGKLTTLTSRTMAFVGLGDSLEEAETKAEKAAAAVKGGVWYRHDIGKTSLLDRRIAHMKGIR